The following coding sequences are from one Halorubrum sp. BOL3-1 window:
- a CDS encoding DUF6663 family protein, which yields MDPTTSGRFRVHDRRRRPDIDDDADATADSAATADSAATADSAATADSAATADSAATADSAVTADSAVTADSVDAEEFVLVELADEPVDSTDPDAADRYDPLYATADGYEGDLAEAVDALRPGFVVDATLAWTDGSARFREVEVVRETRFRFADGIEGMFEAAVETWQQVRAAGEPVGSITTRSNDGDPNGALYLFADAPGSDTFAEVRSGRLPIEPLVARVNDSRSDGDPREVFVLRPAAHEFVAVYVVFDRDGVLAQTVRDTYDLGPGLAAGLDASYPGGDGGDSSLSDESDDSDDGDDFDAFDRL from the coding sequence ATGGACCCGACGACGAGCGGCCGGTTCCGCGTCCACGACCGCCGCCGGCGACCGGACATCGACGACGACGCGGACGCGACCGCCGATTCCGCCGCGACCGCCGATTCCGCCGCGACCGCCGATTCCGCCGCGACCGCCGACTCCGCCGCGACCGCCGACTCCGCCGCGACCGCCGACTCCGCCGTGACCGCCGACTCCGCCGTGACCGCCGATTCCGTCGACGCCGAGGAGTTCGTCCTCGTCGAACTCGCAGACGAGCCGGTCGACTCGACCGATCCGGACGCCGCGGACCGGTACGACCCCCTCTACGCGACCGCCGACGGGTACGAGGGCGATCTCGCGGAGGCCGTCGACGCGCTCCGCCCCGGCTTCGTCGTCGACGCGACGCTGGCGTGGACCGACGGCTCCGCCCGCTTCCGCGAGGTCGAGGTCGTCCGCGAGACCCGGTTCCGCTTCGCGGACGGGATTGAAGGGATGTTCGAGGCGGCCGTCGAGACCTGGCAACAGGTCCGCGCCGCGGGCGAGCCGGTCGGGTCGATCACGACCCGATCGAACGACGGCGACCCCAACGGCGCGCTGTACCTCTTCGCGGACGCCCCCGGAAGCGACACCTTCGCGGAGGTCCGGTCGGGACGGCTTCCGATCGAGCCGCTCGTCGCGCGCGTGAACGACTCGCGGAGCGACGGTGACCCGCGAGAGGTGTTCGTGTTGCGCCCCGCGGCACACGAGTTCGTCGCCGTCTACGTCGTCTTCGACCGCGACGGCGTCCTCGCGCAGACGGTCCGGGACACGTACGACCTCGGTCCCGGTCTCGCCGCCGGGCTCGACGCGAGCTACCCCGGCGGTGACGGGGGTGACTCTTCGCTCTCCGACGAGTCAGACGACTCCGACGACGGCGACGACTTCGACGCGTTCGACCGCCTGTAG
- a CDS encoding DUF5995 family protein: protein MIPIRAAVPTAEEASSLLAGVRRTADVDARAIAAELADDEPDDDLLALVSTPFASVADVDERLARTESYLRERGDRRSVFLTVYSRMTATVRAAIADAAFVDPEWTASYLVAFAERYRRALVAFERREFESLPRAWLIAFAAAARGETLVAQDALLGINAHITYDLTYALEDVGIGPDRGAKREDHDRINAILTRLVQTAQDALVEAYGAVAIAEVDRLLDPLDDRLALLGLKTSREFAWRNAVLRADLPAWIAERYVDWRTETLATGAAAVVLAPDVGAETNARLRESEAEVDAAGAFHEAIRRRT from the coding sequence ATGATCCCGATCCGCGCCGCCGTCCCGACCGCCGAGGAAGCGAGCTCCCTGCTCGCCGGAGTCCGTCGGACCGCCGACGTGGACGCCCGCGCGATCGCCGCGGAGCTGGCCGACGACGAGCCGGACGACGATCTGCTCGCGCTCGTCTCGACGCCGTTCGCGTCCGTCGCCGACGTCGACGAGCGGCTGGCGCGGACGGAGTCGTACCTCCGCGAGCGAGGCGACCGGCGATCGGTGTTCCTCACGGTGTACAGCCGGATGACGGCGACCGTCCGGGCCGCGATTGCGGACGCCGCCTTCGTCGACCCCGAGTGGACCGCGTCGTACCTCGTCGCGTTCGCGGAGCGGTATCGCCGGGCGCTGGTCGCGTTCGAGCGGCGAGAGTTCGAGTCGCTCCCGCGGGCGTGGCTGATCGCCTTCGCGGCCGCGGCCCGCGGCGAGACGCTCGTCGCACAGGACGCCCTGCTCGGCATCAACGCGCACATCACCTACGACCTCACGTACGCGCTCGAAGACGTAGGGATCGGTCCGGACCGCGGCGCCAAGCGCGAGGACCACGACCGCATCAACGCGATTCTGACCCGGCTCGTACAGACCGCCCAAGACGCTCTCGTCGAGGCGTACGGAGCGGTCGCGATCGCGGAGGTCGACAGGCTGCTCGATCCCCTCGACGATCGGCTGGCCCTGCTCGGGTTGAAAACGAGTCGGGAGTTCGCGTGGCGAAACGCCGTGTTGCGCGCCGATCTGCCGGCGTGGATCGCCGAGCGATACGTCGACTGGCGGACCGAGACCCTCGCGACGGGGGCGGCGGCTGTCGTGCTCGCGCCGGACGTCGGCGCCGAGACGAACGCGCGCCTCCGGGAGTCGGAGGCCGAGGTCGACGCGGCCGGCGCCTTTCACGAGGCGATCCGGCGGCGGACGTAG
- a CDS encoding electron transfer flavoprotein subunit beta/FixA family protein, whose amino-acid sequence MKVLVTVKEVAEADDDFGIEGTDIAASDLEYDLNEWDDYAVEAAVQLAEAGIADEVVTVTVGPERTEETIRMALAKGADRAVRVWDDALEGSFPDVDSKVDLFEAVVDEEDPDLILGGVQAADTGFGATGVALAERIGFEHAAVVNHLDVDADGGVAHVHRELEGGVEELTDVDLPAVLTVQTGLNEPRYASLRGIRQAQRKEIAAKDLTDLGLSAADVESALTLTSMYEPESESDAEIIEGDAGESAGRLAEVLREKGVSA is encoded by the coding sequence ATGAAGGTTCTGGTGACCGTCAAGGAGGTCGCGGAGGCGGACGACGACTTCGGGATCGAGGGGACCGACATCGCCGCGTCGGACCTCGAGTACGATCTTAACGAGTGGGACGACTACGCCGTCGAGGCCGCCGTCCAACTGGCCGAGGCCGGAATCGCAGACGAAGTCGTGACGGTCACCGTCGGCCCCGAGCGCACCGAGGAGACGATCCGGATGGCGCTCGCGAAGGGCGCCGATCGCGCGGTCCGCGTCTGGGACGACGCGCTGGAGGGTTCGTTCCCGGACGTCGACTCGAAGGTCGACCTGTTCGAGGCGGTCGTGGACGAGGAGGATCCGGACCTGATCCTCGGCGGCGTTCAGGCCGCAGACACCGGGTTCGGCGCGACCGGCGTCGCGCTCGCGGAGCGGATCGGCTTCGAGCACGCCGCGGTCGTCAACCACCTCGACGTCGACGCGGACGGGGGCGTCGCGCACGTCCACCGCGAGCTGGAGGGCGGCGTCGAGGAGCTGACCGACGTCGACCTCCCGGCGGTGCTGACGGTACAGACCGGTCTCAACGAGCCGCGGTACGCGAGCCTCCGGGGGATCCGACAGGCGCAGCGCAAGGAGATCGCCGCGAAGGACCTGACCGACCTCGGGCTGAGCGCCGCGGACGTCGAGAGCGCGCTGACGCTCACGTCGATGTACGAGCCGGAGAGCGAGTCGGACGCGGAGATCATCGAGGGCGACGCCGGGGAGTCCGCGGGCCGCCTTGCCGAAGTGCTGCGCGAGAAGGGGGTGAGCGCGTGA
- a CDS encoding metallophosphoesterase, translated as MLVVVADTHAREESKLQGRTAEAVRGADLVIHAGDFYRGPVFDAFLSAAADLRAVYGNNDDAAIRDRVPEVRTVEYAGVRFAVTHRHRSGDTGLTMLGRGRDADAVICGHSHRPRFDDAGELPILNPGSHAQPRGNRPAHAELTPSDGETGNELDGRLVTPEGETFETFRIAGGAGR; from the coding sequence ATGCTCGTCGTCGTCGCAGACACGCACGCACGCGAGGAGTCGAAGCTTCAGGGGCGGACCGCGGAGGCGGTCCGCGGGGCCGACCTCGTGATCCACGCGGGCGACTTCTACCGCGGACCCGTGTTCGACGCGTTTCTGTCGGCCGCCGCCGACCTCCGAGCCGTCTACGGCAACAACGACGACGCGGCGATCCGCGACCGAGTCCCCGAGGTGCGGACCGTCGAGTACGCCGGGGTTCGGTTCGCGGTCACGCACCGCCACCGCAGCGGCGACACGGGGCTGACCATGCTCGGTCGCGGCCGCGACGCGGACGCCGTAATCTGCGGCCACAGCCACCGCCCCCGATTCGACGACGCCGGCGAGTTACCGATACTGAATCCCGGAAGCCACGCGCAGCCGCGCGGCAACCGCCCGGCACACGCGGAGCTGACCCCGTCGGATGGCGAGACGGGAAACGAATTGGACGGGCGACTGGTGACGCCGGAGGGCGAGACCTTCGAGACGTTTCGGATTGCGGGTGGAGCCGGGCGGTAG
- a CDS encoding type IV pilin N-terminal domain-containing protein produces the protein MAPVAGVLLLAITVVLAGGVATAALDAPSDPAPSAMLSLSVTDDRVSIYHRGGDPVDVAAATVRVRVGGEPLDEQPPVPFFSAAGFHPGPTGPFNAASDDTWRAGDTATFRVAGTNDPTLGPGRTVAVEVTVDGRPVASLETVAESG, from the coding sequence ATAGCGCCGGTCGCGGGCGTCCTGCTGCTCGCGATCACCGTCGTGTTGGCCGGCGGCGTCGCGACCGCGGCGCTCGACGCTCCGAGCGACCCGGCACCGTCTGCGATGCTGTCGCTGTCGGTAACTGATGACCGCGTCTCGATCTATCACCGCGGCGGCGATCCGGTCGACGTCGCGGCCGCGACGGTCCGCGTCCGCGTCGGCGGTGAACCGCTCGACGAGCAGCCGCCGGTCCCGTTCTTCTCGGCGGCCGGCTTCCACCCGGGACCGACCGGCCCCTTCAACGCCGCCAGCGACGACACGTGGCGCGCCGGTGACACGGCGACGTTCCGCGTCGCCGGGACAAACGACCCGACGCTCGGGCCGGGCCGGACGGTGGCAGTCGAGGTCACGGTCGACGGGCGTCCGGTCGCGTCGCTGGAGACGGTCGCCGAGTCGGGGTGA
- a CDS encoding MarR family transcriptional regulator, giving the protein MEGTQTEGLDDLPPSAKLVFKVLEYNGPLTQKGVVQESMLSARTVRYALERLEGIDVVDEDVYFADARQNLYKLTEPAQEFTTDESEASCTAD; this is encoded by the coding sequence ATGGAAGGAACCCAAACGGAGGGCCTCGACGACCTCCCGCCGAGCGCCAAACTCGTTTTCAAGGTGCTCGAGTACAACGGACCGCTGACCCAGAAGGGGGTCGTCCAGGAGTCGATGCTGTCGGCCCGAACCGTCCGATACGCGCTCGAACGGTTGGAAGGGATCGACGTCGTCGACGAGGACGTCTACTTCGCGGACGCCAGACAGAACCTCTACAAACTCACGGAGCCGGCACAGGAGTTCACGACCGACGAGAGCGAAGCCTCCTGTACCGCCGACTGA
- a CDS encoding electron transfer flavoprotein subunit alpha/FixB family protein: MSDVLVAAEHRRGELRDVSYEAITAGRELADERGGDLHVTAIGGDVDRFAEDLNREGVDAVHAVDDGEEFDHNTYRAAVSALAERLDAGAVVLPNSVNGLDYAPALAEALGVPIVTDAVGIEYEDGLTVTREMYGSKVETVVDVASDRFVLTVRGGEWPPAEGIGDATVEAADVDLPESGARVTGFEEVAGGDVDIADADVLVSVGRGIEEEENLGLVEDLADALGATLSASRPIVDNGWLPKNRQVGQSGKVVTPDVYVAVGISGAVQHVAGMKGSDTIIAINTDPNAPIFDIADYGIVDDLFDVVPALIGEFE; the protein is encoded by the coding sequence ATGAGCGACGTCCTCGTCGCCGCCGAACACCGTCGCGGAGAGCTTCGGGACGTCTCTTACGAGGCGATCACGGCGGGCCGAGAGCTCGCCGACGAGCGCGGCGGCGACCTCCACGTGACTGCGATCGGCGGCGACGTCGACCGGTTCGCGGAGGACCTGAACCGCGAGGGCGTCGACGCGGTCCACGCCGTCGACGACGGCGAGGAGTTCGACCACAACACCTACCGGGCGGCGGTCTCGGCGCTCGCAGAGCGGCTCGACGCCGGCGCGGTGGTGCTGCCGAACTCGGTCAACGGGCTGGACTACGCGCCCGCGCTCGCAGAGGCGCTCGGCGTGCCGATCGTGACCGACGCGGTCGGGATCGAGTACGAGGACGGACTCACCGTCACCCGCGAGATGTACGGCTCGAAGGTCGAGACGGTCGTCGACGTCGCGAGCGACCGCTTCGTCCTCACGGTCCGCGGCGGCGAGTGGCCGCCCGCGGAGGGGATCGGCGACGCGACCGTCGAGGCGGCCGACGTCGACCTCCCCGAGTCCGGCGCCCGCGTCACGGGCTTCGAGGAGGTCGCCGGCGGCGACGTCGACATCGCGGACGCCGACGTGCTCGTCTCGGTCGGCCGCGGCATCGAGGAGGAGGAGAACCTCGGACTGGTCGAGGACCTCGCGGACGCGCTCGGCGCGACGCTGTCGGCCTCCCGCCCGATCGTCGACAACGGCTGGCTCCCGAAGAACCGACAGGTCGGACAGAGCGGGAAGGTCGTCACGCCGGACGTGTACGTCGCGGTCGGCATCTCCGGCGCGGTCCAACACGTCGCCGGGATGAAAGGGTCGGACACGATAATCGCGATCAACACCGACCCGAACGCGCCGATATTCGACATCGCCGACTACGGGATCGTCGACGACCTCTTCGACGTGGTGCCCGCGCTCATCGGGGAGTTCGAGTAG
- a CDS encoding ribosome biogenesis/translation initiation ATPase RLI: MADDSIAVVDLERCQPDRCNYECMKDCPPNRTGKECITKRGEDAEEGDPEQIHISEEICLGETCGICVNSCPFDAIEIINLPSELDDDPVHRYGDNAFSLYGLPTPEPGSVTGILGPNGIGKSTAVHALAGEMVPNLGDHAADGDWERVLDRFRGTGLQNYLESLKEGDVTVARKPQYVDQIPNRFDGNTRELLERTDERGALDSLVDRLNIRPVMDQDIDSISGGELQRVAIAACLARDADFYFLDEITPYLDIGQRMVVARLIRELADDDSADRSMLVVEHDLAILDLLADTLHVAYGEPGAYGVITDPKSVRNGINEYLKGYLGNENMRIRPSAITFEEHAPRVASRSETLVEYPDLTKSYGDGEFELHVEGGAINRSEVLGVVGPNGIGKSTLAELFTGDLEPDEGELDFALDISYKPQYIDIDQPMRVDAFLSSITDEFGSSYWNTEVAQPLQLERVMEQNLSDLSGGERQRVAIAACLSDEADLYLLDEPSAHLDVEQRVRATTAIRRYAENHDATVMVIDHDIYMIDLLADRLMVFDGEPADRGRAAPPQEMRAGMNEFLADLDITFRRDERTGRPRINKPGSQLDSQQKRDGEYYYSS, from the coding sequence ATGGCCGACGACAGCATCGCGGTCGTCGACCTCGAACGGTGTCAACCCGACCGCTGTAACTACGAGTGTATGAAGGACTGCCCGCCTAACCGGACGGGCAAGGAGTGTATCACGAAGCGGGGCGAGGACGCGGAGGAGGGCGACCCGGAGCAGATCCACATCTCCGAGGAGATCTGCCTGGGCGAGACCTGCGGCATCTGCGTCAACTCCTGTCCGTTCGACGCGATCGAGATCATCAACCTGCCCTCCGAACTCGACGACGACCCGGTCCACCGCTACGGCGACAACGCGTTCTCGCTGTACGGGCTCCCGACGCCGGAGCCGGGCAGCGTCACGGGTATCCTCGGTCCGAACGGGATCGGGAAATCGACCGCCGTCCACGCGCTCGCCGGCGAGATGGTCCCCAACCTCGGAGACCACGCGGCCGACGGCGACTGGGAACGCGTGCTTGACCGCTTCCGCGGTACCGGACTCCAGAACTACCTCGAATCGCTGAAGGAGGGCGACGTGACGGTCGCGCGCAAGCCCCAGTACGTCGACCAGATCCCGAACCGGTTCGACGGCAACACTCGGGAGCTGCTGGAGCGCACCGACGAGCGCGGCGCGCTCGACTCCCTCGTCGACCGGCTCAACATCCGCCCGGTGATGGATCAGGACATCGACTCCATCTCCGGTGGGGAGCTCCAGCGCGTCGCGATCGCGGCGTGTCTCGCGCGCGACGCCGACTTCTACTTCCTCGACGAGATCACGCCGTACCTCGACATCGGCCAGCGGATGGTCGTCGCCCGGCTCATCCGCGAACTCGCGGACGACGACTCGGCGGACCGGTCGATGCTCGTCGTCGAACACGACCTCGCCATTCTGGACCTCCTCGCGGACACCCTCCACGTCGCGTACGGGGAGCCGGGCGCATACGGGGTCATCACCGATCCGAAATCGGTCCGCAACGGGATCAACGAGTACCTGAAGGGGTATCTCGGCAACGAGAACATGCGGATCCGGCCGTCCGCGATCACCTTCGAGGAACACGCCCCGCGAGTCGCCTCGCGGAGCGAGACGCTGGTCGAGTACCCCGACCTGACGAAGTCGTACGGCGACGGGGAGTTCGAACTCCACGTCGAGGGCGGCGCGATCAACCGCTCCGAGGTACTTGGGGTCGTCGGCCCCAACGGGATCGGGAAGTCGACGCTCGCGGAGCTGTTCACCGGCGACCTGGAACCCGACGAGGGCGAACTCGACTTCGCGCTCGACATCTCCTACAAGCCGCAGTACATCGACATCGACCAGCCGATGCGCGTCGACGCGTTCCTCTCTTCGATCACCGATGAGTTCGGCTCCTCGTACTGGAACACCGAGGTCGCCCAACCCCTCCAGCTCGAGCGGGTGATGGAACAGAACCTCTCGGACCTCTCGGGCGGCGAGCGCCAGCGCGTCGCGATCGCGGCGTGTCTCTCGGACGAGGCCGACCTGTACCTGCTCGACGAGCCGTCGGCGCACCTCGACGTGGAACAGCGCGTGCGGGCGACGACCGCGATCCGGCGGTACGCCGAGAACCACGACGCGACGGTGATGGTGATCGACCACGACATCTACATGATCGACCTCTTGGCGGACCGCCTGATGGTGTTCGACGGCGAGCCGGCCGACCGCGGCCGCGCCGCCCCGCCCCAGGAGATGCGCGCCGGAATGAACGAGTTCCTCGCCGACCTCGATATCACCTTCCGGCGGGACGAGCGCACCGGGCGCCCCCGGATCAACAAGCCGGGGTCGCAGCTCGACAGCCAGCAGAAGCGCGACGGCGAGTACTACTACTCCAGCTAA
- a CDS encoding C-terminal binding protein has product MPEVVLSAFPMIDPETYREVLAGDVDEPVEVEVAELGSTERLIEATGGADAVVTDINTPVTEAALDALDLSVVVRSAVGVDNVDVAAAAERGATVTRVPDYCTEEVATHSVSLLFACLRSLKPYDDAVDGGGWSWETGAPIRRVSASTIGLLSFGPIARRAAEQLAGFGADLVAYDPFVDADEMAEYDVEKVDFEGLFDCADHVGVYAPLTDATRGIVDADALARLREDSVLVNVSRGPVVDADALLDALEADGIKAAGLDVLGEEPPEDDPLVGRDDTVVTPHAAWYSEEARDDLNRSGAADVAAVLNGETPDGRVDPDADWL; this is encoded by the coding sequence ATGCCCGAAGTCGTGCTGTCGGCGTTCCCGATGATAGACCCGGAGACGTACCGCGAGGTCCTCGCCGGCGACGTCGACGAGCCGGTCGAGGTTGAGGTCGCGGAGCTGGGGTCGACCGAGCGGCTGATCGAGGCGACGGGCGGCGCCGACGCGGTCGTCACCGACATCAACACCCCCGTCACGGAGGCGGCGCTCGACGCCCTGGACCTCAGCGTGGTCGTCCGTTCAGCCGTCGGCGTAGACAACGTCGACGTCGCTGCGGCGGCGGAGCGGGGCGCCACCGTCACCCGCGTCCCCGACTACTGTACCGAGGAGGTAGCGACCCACTCCGTCTCGCTGCTTTTCGCCTGCCTGCGCTCGCTGAAACCGTACGACGACGCGGTCGACGGCGGCGGGTGGAGCTGGGAGACCGGCGCCCCGATCCGACGCGTGAGCGCGTCGACGATCGGACTGCTCTCGTTCGGTCCGATCGCTCGGCGGGCGGCCGAGCAGCTCGCCGGGTTCGGCGCCGACCTCGTCGCGTACGACCCGTTCGTCGACGCCGACGAGATGGCCGAGTACGACGTCGAAAAGGTCGATTTCGAGGGGCTGTTCGACTGCGCCGACCACGTCGGCGTCTACGCGCCCCTGACGGACGCGACGCGGGGAATCGTCGACGCGGACGCGCTGGCGCGGCTGCGCGAGGACTCGGTCCTCGTCAACGTGAGCCGCGGTCCGGTGGTCGACGCCGACGCCCTGCTCGACGCGCTGGAGGCGGACGGAATAAAGGCGGCCGGTCTCGACGTGCTCGGCGAGGAACCCCCGGAGGACGACCCGCTCGTCGGTCGCGACGACACGGTCGTCACGCCGCACGCGGCGTGGTACAGCGAGGAGGCCAGAGACGACCTGAACCGGAGCGGCGCGGCCGACGTGGCGGCCGTCCTCAACGGCGAGACCCCGGACGGCCGGGTCGACCCCGACGCCGACTGGCTGTAG
- a CDS encoding methyltransferase domain-containing protein gives MGILEDKSNARLFYKYLSKVYDRVNRFNWTEEMRAEALSWLDFGDDPRVLDVGCGTGFGTEGLLEHADDVHGLDQSVHQMEKAFEKFGKRDRVNFYRGDAERLPFRDDAFDVVWSSGSIEYWPNPVEGLRELRRVAKPGGQVLVVGPDYPHNPVLQRVADAIMLFYDADEADRMFEAAGYEAFEHHIQQATPQSPRAITTVAQVPGGDEADDAVDDE, from the coding sequence ATGGGGATCCTCGAGGACAAGTCGAATGCCCGGCTCTTCTACAAGTACCTCTCGAAGGTGTACGACCGGGTCAACCGTTTTAATTGGACCGAGGAGATGCGCGCAGAGGCGCTCTCGTGGCTGGATTTCGGTGACGACCCGAGAGTGCTCGACGTCGGCTGCGGTACCGGGTTCGGCACCGAGGGGCTGCTCGAACACGCCGACGACGTCCACGGTCTCGACCAGAGCGTCCACCAGATGGAGAAGGCGTTCGAGAAGTTCGGGAAGCGCGACCGGGTGAACTTCTACCGCGGCGACGCCGAGCGGCTCCCGTTCCGCGACGACGCCTTCGACGTGGTCTGGTCGTCCGGGTCGATCGAGTACTGGCCCAACCCGGTCGAGGGGCTTCGGGAACTCCGGCGAGTGGCGAAGCCCGGCGGACAGGTGCTCGTCGTCGGTCCCGACTACCCCCACAACCCGGTCCTCCAGCGGGTGGCCGACGCGATCATGCTGTTTTACGACGCCGACGAGGCCGACCGGATGTTCGAGGCGGCCGGCTACGAGGCGTTCGAACACCACATCCAGCAAGCGACCCCGCAGAGTCCGCGGGCGATCACGACCGTCGCTCAGGTCCCCGGCGGCGACGAGGCGGACGACGCGGTCGACGACGAGTAA